The sequence ACTTTTAGTGTAACCTCGTTACCAAACCAACCTTGCTTTTTACCAATGACAAGGACAATGATAACAACAACTGCAATTCCGATTATATAAGGTAGTGTCTTTTTTTGCTTCATTTCTCGAAGAAGTTTTTTTAATAGGTAGAGAATCAGTTTCTAAAATTACAAGAAAATTTAAATCCTGTAAAATAAACTTGTTATCGATTGGTGTTTACTTCCATAAGAAATCCTGTCCGGTACTTTTTGACTACTGAAAATACTATTCCTTTATGAGCATTCGCGCGGTTAAACGACTGTGCTGCTCCAGGTAAATATCTTTTTCTTTTACCATCCAATCCAACACATCTTCGGTGTAATGGCGGATGGTTACCAGTGTTAAATCAGTATTGTATCTGATGTTGTAATTTGCTGAAAGTTCGCTAAAAATTTCTTCCAGGTTTTCGTTCGAAGCATCAGCAACAATGTTCAGGTCGATAGCCGACTGCTGCATTAAAGTTACTTTTATCAGTTTTTCCATCAGGAATTTTACCACGCGTTCGATGTCGTTGATGGAAATTATCGAGAAATCGAGTGCCGAAAGTGTAATCAGTACCTGGTTTTCTTTCAGGATAAAAATTGGAGGCAACTCAATTTTATGATTGATCTTATGAATAACGGTGCCCGGATTTTTAGGCTCAACAAACGATTTTACCAGCAAAGGAATGCCTTCGTTGTGCAGCGGCTGCATGGTTTTTGGGTGAATAACTTTTGCTCCCGAGTGTGTCATCTCCACCGCCTCTTTGTACGATAGCTCGTTGATCATTACCGTGTCGCTCATCTTTTTTGGGTCGGCACTTAAAACTCCCGGAACGTCTTTCCAAATCGATACACTTTCAACCTGCAGCGAACTACCGATAATGGCAGCAGTAAAATCCGATCCCTCGCGGCCCAGAGTGGTAGTCAGGTTGGTAGTAGTAGATCCGATAAATCCCTGGGTGATGTATAATCCTGTATCGGCGAAAGTGAATTCCTTGCGGATCAGTTCGCCGGTCCATTCCCAGTCAACCTGCGCATCGCGGAATGTGTCGTCGGTTTTCAGGCAGGTGCGAATGTCTATCCACGTATTTTTATTTCCGGTGGCGGTGATGTAATCGCTAACAATGCGGGTAGAAATGAGCTCGCCAAAACAGATGATCTGGTCGTACTCAAAATTAAAATCGTACGACGGACGTGAATTCAGTTTGTGTTCCAGTTCGGTAAACAATTCGTAAACGCCTTGAGGCATCCCTTTTTCACCAAACAAATCGCCAATAATTTCAATGTGATAGTTCTTGAAGTTATTGAAGATTGTCCATTTTTCGTCTGAATTCTTGAAGTATGCTTTTATCAGTGTTTCCAGCAAATCGGTACTTTTTCCCATGGCTGAAATAACAACGGCAAGGTTTCCGCTTTCACTTTTAATAATTTCAAATACATTTTTTACTGCGGCCGCATCTTTTACCGATGCTCCACCAAATTTAAATACCTTCATAAAAATCAACTTTAAGCTTTTGAGCAATGCGCTAAGAACTGTTTAACGGTACAAATCTATATTTTTTGAAATAACAAAAAGCGAATCATTGTTATGAAATCATTTTACTAAAAATGTTAATTTAGATGCCTTCGAAAAAATCACTAAAAAAAAACTGCACATCATGAGACATTTTATTCTGTCATTTTTTATTCTGTTTACTTTTTCCGCATATAGTCAGGTTAGCCAACTCAATAAAAGTTCGCTTTCCATCGAGACTATAATGCAAGATCCGGCCAAGTGGATCGGCACTTCGCCAACTGGTATTTCCTGGAGCGAAGACGGATCAACGATTTATTTTCAGTGGAATCCGGAGCAAGATACGCTCGAATCGTTGTATGCTTACGATCTGTCGACTGAAGAAATTGCAAAGGTGAGCCTCGACGAGAAAAAGACACTGCCCGGCCGTCGCGGCGATTACAACAGCGACAAATCAAAAAAAGTATACACCCGAAATGGCAACTTATTTTTGCTCGATGTTAAAACCGGGAAAGAGAAACAGCTAACAGCCTGGCTGGAGCGCGCTTCGTCGCCTGAGTTTGTTTTACGCGATTCGAAAATAGCATTCACAAAAGAGAATAACCTGTTCACCATCGATCCGGAAACAGGATTGATTACGCAGTTGACCAACTTTGTTTCGGGGAACGAGAAAAAGGAACAACCTTCGTCGGAACAAGCCAAATGGCTGGAACAACAGCAAAAGGATTTGTTTGTGGTTTTGCAGGAGCGGGAAGCCAAAAGTAAAGCACGTGAAAACCGCGAGGAGGCAGAGAAAGAAGCCGAACCATTAAAAATATATACGGGTAGCAAGTTTCTGAATGGCATTTCGCTGAGCCCAACCGGCGACTATATCATTTATAGTTTGTACGAGAGGGCAGCAAATGCAAAAGCTACTTCGGTAACGCATCATGTTACAGAGTCGGGCTACACCGAAGAACGAAATGCCCGTGCAAAAGTGGGAAGTCCGCAAGCATCGGTTGAAATGGGCATTTTTGATATAAAGAACAATAAGCTGGTTACGATCGATAAAACACAAATTCCCGGCCTGAAAGATTTGCCCGATTATCTGAGCGATTACCCGGAACGTATGCCAAAAGAAGGTGAGGAGGTAAAAGACCGTGAAGTGAATTTGTTGGGTCCAATTTGGAACGAAACAGAAGATATAGCAGTGGTTGTGGCTTTATCACAAGACAATAAAGACCGCTGGATTTTGTTGCTCGACCCAGAAACAGGCGATTTGGAATTACTCGATCGTCAGCGCGACGAAGCATGGATCGGAGGTCCCGGAATTGGCGGCTGGGGAATGTCAACCGGAAGCATGGGCTGGATGCCCGATGGAGAATCGGTTTGGTTTCATTCCGAAGAGACAGGGTACTCACATTTGTATGCTGTTAATATCAAAACTAAAAAGAAAACTGCACTTACCGAAGGCGAGTTTGAAGTTTCAGAGGCATCCATTTCGAACGATAAAAAGAGTTTCTACTTCATTGCCAATAAAGTGCATCCCGGTGTGACGCACTATTACAAAATGCCGGTTTGGGGTGGTAAGCTAACGCAAATTACATCGCTGGAGGGCGGAAACGAAGTAACGCTTTCTCCCGATGAGAAATACCTGGCTGTTCGCCATTCAGAGGCCAATAAACCCTGGGAACTTTATCTGCAGGAGACTAAAGCCGGTGCAGATGCCGAACAGTTGACGCACTCAACCACAGACGCATTTAATAAATACAATTGGCGAATTCCGGAGTTCATTACATTTAATGCTGCCGATGGCGCTGAAGTGCATGCCCGTTTATATCGTCCTGAGTCGCCGGAAGCAAACGGACCGGCAGTAATTTTTGTACACGGCGCCGGTTACCTGCAAAATGCACACAAATGGTGGAGCAGCTATTTCCGCGAATACCAGTTCCACAATATATTAGTCGACAACGGTTACACGGTATTGGATATCGATTATCGTGGAAGTGCCGGTTATGGTCGCGACTGGCGCACCGGAATTTACCGCTGGATGGGTGGCCTCGATCTATCGGACCAGGTTGACGGTGCCAAAATGTTGACCGAAAAATATAATGTTGCGCCCGACAGAATAGGAATTTACGGTGGCTCGTACGGTGGTTTTATCACGCTGATGGCTTTGTTTAACGAGCCGGAAACTTTTGCAGCCGGAGCAGCTTTGCGTTCGGTTACCGACTGGGCACATTACAACCACGGTTACACGGCCAATATTCTGAATACGCCGCTGCAGGACAGTATTGCGTATGCAAAAAGTTCACCCATAAACTTTGCCGAGGGACTGCAAGGCAACCTGCTGATGTGTCACGGAATGGTAGATGACAATGTGCAGTTTCAGGACATTGTACGACTTACGCAACGTTTCATTGAACTTGGCAAAGAAAACTGGGAACTTGCCGTTTTCCCGGTTGAAGCGCACGGATTTGTTGAACCCAGCAGCTGGACCGATGAATACCGACGTATCTTTAAACTGTTTGAGGAAAATTTAAAATAGACCCTGGTCAATTTCGGGGGGTGGCTTCAAAATGTACTCCCCTTTTTAATTATGTTCTATCCCTATTTTTAGGAGTAGCCTGCTTTTTTAGTAAAGAAAACCGAAAATGTTTGTAGTTCGTTGATAATGAGCTGTGAATATCTTCGGTTTTCTTTTTGTTAAAGACAAATACCCCGGACTGTTAACGATTTTAGCCTTGTATTGCTTCTAAAAAATCCCAAGTAAATGGGATTGTTCAGTACTGATTCACCCCCTAATTTTGCTCCAAATTCTATTTATCTATGAAATTATTTACGCTGTTTTTAGGGCTTGTCTTGCTATGTTTGGGGCAAAACATTTTAGCGCAAGAAATTAGAGAAGAACCTTCTCGCCTTACGTTTGGAGGCTACGGAGAGGTGGTTTATCGCCATTTTTACTACACCGATGATTTTAATCGCTACACTTACCCTGAGAATTTTACCGAGAAAGTTAGCCGTGGACAAACCGATATTCCCCACCTGGTTTTTAACCTTACTTACGATTTTGGAAAAGGCTGGAAAGTAAGTAGTGAGATTGAGTTCGAACATGGCGGAATAGGCTCCGAGATGGAAATTGAAGCCGAAGAATTTGGCGAGTACGAAACTGAAGTTGAAAAAGGTGGCGAGGTGATCCTGGAGCAATTCTGGATCGAAAAAAGTTTTTCTTCACGTTTTAACATCCGGGCCGGTCACATAATTGTTCCGGTTGGATCGATCAATTACGGCCATCTGCCAACCGAATATTTTACGGTGATGCGCCCCGAAGGTGAGAGCACGATCATTCCGCAAACCTGGCACGAAAACGGAATAAGTATCCACGGCCGGCTACGTATGTGGGATTACGATTTTCAACTGTTGAATGGTCTCGATGTGGATGCTTTCGGTTCATCAAATTGGGTAAATGGAGGAAGTGTTTCTCCTTACGAATATAAACTGGCGACCAGCATGGCCGGTGCATTCAGAGTTAATAACTATTCTGTGAACGGCCTCCGAATCGGATTGAGCGGTTATGCCGGAAACAGTGCCGGCAACAGTTTGAAAGCCGATCGTTATGAAGGTTTGAAAGGAACTGTGCTGATCGGTTCGGCTGATGCTGAATACCGCTCGCAAAACCTGATCGCTCGCAGCTGTGTAATTTATGGTAACCTTTCCGAGTCAGCAGAAATTTCGAAGATCAATAAAAGTCTACCATCAGCAGCACCATCACCGCACACCGATGTTGCAAAAAATGCCATGTCGTTTATGGCGGAAGCGGGCTACAATGTGCTGTCGTTTTTCCCGAAGGCAGATGGCCAGCTTTTTACTTTTCTGCATTACACGTATTACAATTCGATGCAAAACACTGTGGCAGGTATGCTTGCCGACGCACGTTACAAACGACAGCTATATACGTTGGGTTTGAACTACTATCCAATTCCGCAAATCGCTTTAAAATCCGAATACAGCATGCGCGTGTTCGACAAACCATATAATCAGGAAAATACACTTAGCCTGGGTGTTACCTTCTCGGGCATATTCAAATAATTCAAAATTTAAACTGTCATGAAAAAATTTAATCCATTTCTATTTCTCGCCGGCGGGCTCGCGCTTTTTACGGTTGCCTGTTCCGAAACCGACGATGTTATCGATGTTGATGAGCGCGATGAAAACATCACACAGGTAATAACTGATTATACCAATAAAACAGTAATTGCAACGTACGAAAACATGGCAACCAATGCCATTGAGCTAGTTAATGTTATTCAGGGGTTTAGTTCAGAATTAAACGATTCGGAAGTTGAAGATGCGGCCGATGCATGGAAATATACCCGCGAATACTGGGAAAAAAGCGAGGCCTTTTTGTTTGGCCCGGCGGCTTTCAATAACCTCGATCCACTGCTCGATTCGTGGCCGCTGGATAAAGACCAACTCGACCAGGTTCTTGCGGATGTTGAAGATGAAACTATCTCGATGAGTTCAGACTATGTACGTAACAGTTTAGGGGCCTCGCTTCGAGGTTTTCATGCTGTAGAATATTTGTTGTTTCGAGATGGTGCAGCTCGCAGCGCAGCCAGTTTCTCTGCAGCCGAGTTGACGTACCTTGAAGCAGTGGCACAGGTGCTTGCAGAAGATTGTACTACTCTGGAAGCCTGGTGGACCGGAGCCGAGAATCTGACAATTGAAAAACAAAACTTACTCGCAACAGCTGAAATTGAAGTTGGAGATGCTTTTGGAAACGAATTGATTAATGCCGGATTAGGTGGCAGCCGCTATGTTTCGCAATATGCAGCGCTGGAAGAAATTATTCAGGGTGCTATGGATATTGCCGACGAGGTTGGAAATGCAAAAATTGCCGATCCGGTAGAGTCCGGGAATGTGCTGGATGTAGAATCGTGGTACAGCTGGAATTCTCTCACCGATTTTGTGAATAACATCAACAGCATCGAGAATGC comes from uncultured Draconibacterium sp. and encodes:
- a CDS encoding aspartate kinase, which gives rise to MKVFKFGGASVKDAAAVKNVFEIIKSESGNLAVVISAMGKSTDLLETLIKAYFKNSDEKWTIFNNFKNYHIEIIGDLFGEKGMPQGVYELFTELEHKLNSRPSYDFNFEYDQIICFGELISTRIVSDYITATGNKNTWIDIRTCLKTDDTFRDAQVDWEWTGELIRKEFTFADTGLYITQGFIGSTTTNLTTTLGREGSDFTAAIIGSSLQVESVSIWKDVPGVLSADPKKMSDTVMINELSYKEAVEMTHSGAKVIHPKTMQPLHNEGIPLLVKSFVEPKNPGTVIHKINHKIELPPIFILKENQVLITLSALDFSIISINDIERVVKFLMEKLIKVTLMQQSAIDLNIVADASNENLEEIFSELSANYNIRYNTDLTLVTIRHYTEDVLDWMVKEKDIYLEQHSRLTARMLIKE
- a CDS encoding prolyl oligopeptidase family serine peptidase; the protein is MRHFILSFFILFTFSAYSQVSQLNKSSLSIETIMQDPAKWIGTSPTGISWSEDGSTIYFQWNPEQDTLESLYAYDLSTEEIAKVSLDEKKTLPGRRGDYNSDKSKKVYTRNGNLFLLDVKTGKEKQLTAWLERASSPEFVLRDSKIAFTKENNLFTIDPETGLITQLTNFVSGNEKKEQPSSEQAKWLEQQQKDLFVVLQEREAKSKARENREEAEKEAEPLKIYTGSKFLNGISLSPTGDYIIYSLYERAANAKATSVTHHVTESGYTEERNARAKVGSPQASVEMGIFDIKNNKLVTIDKTQIPGLKDLPDYLSDYPERMPKEGEEVKDREVNLLGPIWNETEDIAVVVALSQDNKDRWILLLDPETGDLELLDRQRDEAWIGGPGIGGWGMSTGSMGWMPDGESVWFHSEETGYSHLYAVNIKTKKKTALTEGEFEVSEASISNDKKSFYFIANKVHPGVTHYYKMPVWGGKLTQITSLEGGNEVTLSPDEKYLAVRHSEANKPWELYLQETKAGADAEQLTHSTTDAFNKYNWRIPEFITFNAADGAEVHARLYRPESPEANGPAVIFVHGAGYLQNAHKWWSSYFREYQFHNILVDNGYTVLDIDYRGSAGYGRDWRTGIYRWMGGLDLSDQVDGAKMLTEKYNVAPDRIGIYGGSYGGFITLMALFNEPETFAAGAALRSVTDWAHYNHGYTANILNTPLQDSIAYAKSSPINFAEGLQGNLLMCHGMVDDNVQFQDIVRLTQRFIELGKENWELAVFPVEAHGFVEPSSWTDEYRRIFKLFEENLK
- a CDS encoding imelysin family protein; the encoded protein is MKKFNPFLFLAGGLALFTVACSETDDVIDVDERDENITQVITDYTNKTVIATYENMATNAIELVNVIQGFSSELNDSEVEDAADAWKYTREYWEKSEAFLFGPAAFNNLDPLLDSWPLDKDQLDQVLADVEDETISMSSDYVRNSLGASLRGFHAVEYLLFRDGAARSAASFSAAELTYLEAVAQVLAEDCTTLEAWWTGAENLTIEKQNLLATAEIEVGDAFGNELINAGLGGSRYVSQYAALEEIIQGAMDIADEVGNAKIADPVESGNVLDVESWYSWNSLTDFVNNINSIENAYLGGLSENDRGASFSDLVKAESAELDEEIKANIAAAKSEINNIGQPFRNNLSNTTATDAATDACNALLDSLKKVKDIL